From one Anaerococcus prevotii DSM 20548 genomic stretch:
- a CDS encoding heavy metal translocating P-type ATPase, with amino-acid sequence MNNNNKHSSHSHHNHGDMDHSKHEHVSTEEHGDHKNQHHDHHARHNHSGHGGHDHHHHGNFKELFLKSLPLGIIIMLLSPMAGFDLPFQFTFPYSDIVVAILSTILIIYGGRPFYHGAVEEFKQKEPGMMALVSLGLSVSYVYSIYTVINRYVTGGNVMDFFFEFASLLLIMLLGHWIEMKAIGEAGDAQAELAKLVPKDAHVVLEDDSIETRPVADLKVGDLIRVQAGENVPADGTIERGESRLNEALLTGESKSIKKGPGDEVIGGSTNGEGVLYIKVLETGDKSFISQVQDLISQAQSQPSRAENIAQKVAGWLFYIAVTATLIAFVVWMLIADIPTAVKFAITTLVIACPHALGLAIPLVTARSTSLGASRGLLVKDRQALEIAQDADVMILDKTGTLTTGEFKVLDVKLLNDKYTKEEIIALLAGIEGGSSHPIAQSIISFANQEGISPVSFDSIDVISGAGVEGKANGHQYQLISQKAYGRNLDMDIPKGATLSVLVENDDAIGAVALGDELKATSKELIKALKNNNIEPIMATGDNEKAAQGAAEDLGIEYRSNQSPQDKYELVKTLKDEGEKVIMVGDGVNDAPSLALADVGIAIGAGTQVALDSADVILTQSDPGDIESFIELAHKTTRKMKQNLFWGAGYNFIAIPLAAGILAPIGFTLSPAVGAILMSVSTVVVAINAILLRLDSN; translated from the coding sequence ATGAACAATAACAACAAACATTCATCCCACAGTCACCATAATCATGGCGACATGGATCATTCAAAACATGAGCACGTAAGCACGGAAGAACATGGAGACCACAAGAATCAACATCACGACCATCATGCTAGGCATAACCACAGTGGGCACGGAGGGCATGACCACCATCATCACGGTAACTTTAAGGAACTTTTCTTAAAGTCATTACCACTAGGAATCATTATTATGCTCTTATCCCCTATGGCTGGGTTTGACCTACCATTCCAGTTTACTTTTCCATATTCTGATATTGTAGTAGCTATTTTATCTACTATATTAATTATTTATGGTGGACGTCCATTCTATCATGGGGCAGTTGAGGAATTTAAACAAAAAGAACCTGGAATGATGGCTCTCGTTTCTTTAGGTTTGAGTGTTTCATATGTATATAGTATTTATACTGTTATCAATAGATACGTGACAGGTGGCAACGTGATGGACTTTTTCTTTGAATTTGCTTCATTACTATTAATCATGTTATTAGGTCACTGGATTGAGATGAAAGCTATTGGAGAAGCAGGAGATGCACAAGCAGAATTGGCTAAGTTAGTGCCGAAAGATGCTCACGTTGTATTAGAAGATGATTCAATTGAAACACGTCCAGTTGCTGACTTAAAAGTAGGTGATTTAATTCGTGTTCAAGCCGGAGAAAATGTACCGGCAGATGGAACTATCGAGCGCGGAGAATCACGTCTAAATGAAGCTCTTTTGACTGGGGAATCTAAATCAATTAAAAAAGGACCTGGCGATGAAGTGATCGGGGGCTCGACAAATGGGGAAGGGGTTCTTTATATTAAAGTACTTGAGACAGGTGATAAGTCCTTTATCTCTCAAGTACAGGATTTAATCAGCCAAGCTCAAAGTCAACCTTCTCGTGCAGAAAATATTGCTCAAAAAGTTGCGGGGTGGCTCTTCTATATTGCGGTAACTGCCACACTAATAGCTTTTGTAGTATGGATGCTTATAGCGGATATTCCAACGGCAGTAAAATTTGCTATCACAACATTAGTTATAGCTTGTCCGCACGCCTTGGGTCTGGCTATTCCATTGGTAACCGCCCGTAGTACAAGCTTAGGAGCTAGCCGTGGCTTATTAGTAAAAGACCGCCAAGCCTTAGAAATAGCTCAAGATGCGGATGTGATGATTTTAGATAAAACAGGTACTTTAACAACTGGTGAGTTTAAAGTTTTAGATGTAAAACTTCTTAATGACAAATATACAAAGGAGGAAATCATTGCCTTACTGGCAGGTATTGAAGGAGGGTCTAGTCACCCTATTGCTCAATCAATTATAAGCTTCGCCAACCAAGAAGGTATAAGTCCAGTATCCTTTGATTCCATTGATGTAATTTCCGGTGCTGGCGTAGAAGGTAAAGCCAATGGGCACCAATACCAATTAATCAGTCAAAAAGCATACGGACGTAATCTAGATATGGATATTCCAAAAGGAGCAACCCTCAGTGTCTTAGTAGAAAACGATGATGCCATTGGTGCTGTAGCTTTGGGGGATGAATTAAAAGCAACCAGTAAAGAATTAATAAAAGCTCTTAAAAATAACAATATAGAGCCAATTATGGCAACAGGTGATAATGAAAAAGCAGCTCAAGGAGCGGCAGAAGACTTAGGGATTGAATATAGATCAAATCAATCTCCACAAGACAAATATGAGTTAGTAAAAACACTTAAAGATGAAGGAGAAAAAGTTATCATGGTAGGTGACGGTGTTAATGATGCCCCTTCTCTTGCCTTAGCAGACGTTGGTATAGCTATAGGCGCTGGAACCCAAGTGGCATTGGATTCAGCTGATGTCATCTTGACTCAATCTGATCCTGGAGATATTGAATCATTCATTGAATTAGCACACAAAACAACTCGTAAAATGAAACAAAACCTCTTTTGGGGAGCCGGCTATAACTTTATAGCTATCCCTCTAGCTGCAGGAATTTTGGCTCCTATTGGTTTCACATTAAGCCCTGCAGTAGGAGCAATCCTAATGTCTGTGTCAACAGTCGTAGTAGCAATTAATGCTATTTTATTAAGATTAGATTCAAATTAA
- a CDS encoding GH25 family lysozyme, producing the protein MKINKKLVGSALVLALLLPDIAYAAEVVMYDDSNIDEIFEEVERPKENTENGNNGNGSSNIEKPNPGENKDEETIVSEEEVDKIVEQLSPESQAILDESDIYPKVSVYEKVVDMSEYQNPKNIDYDKLANSIDGAILRTSIRQKDKSISKDKKIETHYAELNKRDIPMGFYHYSRAINEKEAIEEANYVLDIVRNKKVSLPIYIDIEDNDRQAKASKKEITAVADAFTKAIRRNGYVAGIYSYPWFANKYLTKEVRDENEFWIAEWKKDAPYPKYKDSHYDSWQYSSKGGVYGYKGDLDKNILYRDYPLIMTGVSSKGFVKVAEEVIAGKWGNGNIRRKRLEYAGYDYAVIQKEVNRLLKSRRI; encoded by the coding sequence ATGAAGATTAATAAAAAACTTGTAGGATCTGCCTTAGTCTTGGCTCTCCTACTACCAGATATAGCCTATGCTGCTGAAGTTGTAATGTATGATGATTCTAATATAGATGAGATCTTTGAAGAAGTTGAAAGACCTAAGGAAAATACAGAAAATGGCAATAACGGAAATGGAAGTTCTAATATAGAAAAGCCAAATCCAGGAGAAAATAAAGATGAAGAAACAATAGTAAGCGAAGAGGAAGTGGACAAAATAGTTGAACAGTTAAGTCCAGAAAGCCAGGCTATCTTAGATGAGTCAGATATCTATCCAAAAGTTTCTGTCTATGAGAAAGTAGTAGATATGAGCGAGTATCAAAATCCTAAGAATATTGACTATGATAAACTTGCAAACTCCATAGATGGAGCAATTCTTAGGACATCTATTAGACAAAAGGATAAAAGCATAAGTAAAGATAAGAAAATAGAAACTCATTATGCCGAGCTTAATAAAAGAGATATCCCTATGGGCTTCTATCATTATTCAAGGGCGATAAATGAGAAAGAGGCTATAGAAGAAGCAAACTATGTCCTAGATATAGTAAGAAATAAAAAAGTCTCCCTACCTATTTATATAGATATTGAGGATAACGATAGACAGGCCAAGGCTAGTAAGAAAGAGATTACTGCCGTGGCAGATGCCTTTACCAAGGCTATCAGGCGAAATGGCTATGTGGCAGGAATTTATTCTTATCCATGGTTTGCCAATAAATACTTGACTAAGGAAGTAAGGGATGAGAATGAGTTTTGGATAGCAGAATGGAAAAAGGACGCTCCTTATCCAAAATACAAGGATAGCCACTATGACTCATGGCAATATTCATCCAAGGGAGGAGTTTACGGCTACAAGGGAGATTTAGACAAGAACATCCTCTACAGGGACTATCCATTAATTATGACAGGAGTATCCTCTAAGGGCTTTGTCAAGGTAGCTGAAGAAGTAATCGCCGGTAAGTGGGGCAATGGTAATATCAGAAGAAAAAGATTAGAATATGCGGGCTATGATTATGCCGTAATCCAAAAAGAGGTAAATAGATTATTAAAATCAAGGAGGATTTAA
- a CDS encoding YdbC family protein, with amino-acid sequence MAGIKYDIVENLGVLSTNAKGWTKELNLVSWNERDPKYDIRDWNEDHTRMSKGITLTTEEAEVLKNILADEFH; translated from the coding sequence ATGGCAGGAATTAAATATGATATAGTTGAAAATCTTGGAGTTCTTTCAACCAATGCCAAGGGTTGGACCAAGGAGCTTAATCTTGTTTCTTGGAATGAAAGAGATCCAAAATATGACATTCGTGATTGGAATGAAGATCACACAAGAATGAGCAAGGGCATAACCCTTACAACAGAAGAGGCCGAAGTTCTTAAAAATATTTTGGCTGATGAATTTCATTAA
- a CDS encoding cysteine desulfurase family protein: protein MIYLDYAATSLKRKEIIEEIMDDFDSFDANPDSTHGLGRKAKKILEEARGKIAKSIGADPKRVIFTSGASESNNTVINAFRGKGIISTNIEHDSILNTLAGEKVTYLEANKEGLVSLDDLKSKISPETKLVIAMYVNNELGTIEPVKEIGAYLKERDIHFHVDAVQAYGHVDIDVDEISCDSLSLSGHKVGGLNGFGILYLRNDLEAFIKGGEQEKNRRAGTSFVMGAYSMGQAFDKTIEEREKIERIKNYFLKELSSTGISYEVNGSIDKSTDHIINIYFPEFKSDFLLTYLDIKGVCASAGSACRAGALEPSRVITNIYDEDRALHSVRFSFGFKNELSDIDYLMEVLREVIK, encoded by the coding sequence ATGATTTATTTAGACTATGCAGCTACAAGCTTAAAAAGAAAAGAAATAATAGAAGAGATAATGGATGATTTTGATTCCTTCGACGCCAATCCGGACTCAACACATGGCTTAGGAAGAAAGGCTAAGAAAATCCTAGAAGAAGCTAGGGGAAAGATTGCAAAATCCATTGGAGCAGACCCTAAAAGAGTAATATTTACTTCAGGAGCGAGCGAATCTAATAATACTGTTATCAATGCCTTTAGGGGAAAGGGGATTATCTCAACAAATATAGAACACGATTCTATCCTAAATACTCTGGCAGGAGAGAAGGTGACCTATCTTGAGGCTAACAAGGAAGGCCTGGTAAGTCTAGATGACTTGAAGAGTAAAATAAGTCCAGAAACCAAACTTGTCATAGCCATGTATGTAAATAACGAGCTTGGAACAATTGAGCCAGTTAAGGAGATTGGAGCTTATCTTAAAGAAAGAGATATCCACTTTCACGTAGATGCTGTCCAAGCCTATGGCCATGTCGATATAGATGTAGACGAAATATCCTGTGACTCACTTTCCCTATCAGGTCATAAGGTCGGAGGATTAAATGGCTTTGGGATTTTGTATTTAAGAAATGACCTAGAGGCCTTTATCAAGGGAGGCGAGCAGGAAAAAAATAGAAGAGCAGGGACTTCCTTTGTCATGGGGGCCTACTCTATGGGCCAGGCCTTTGATAAAACAATAGAAGAAAGAGAAAAGATAGAAAGGATTAAAAATTATTTCCTAAAAGAGCTTTCATCTACAGGGATTAGCTACGAAGTAAATGGCAGCATAGATAAGTCAACAGATCATATAATAAATATTTATTTTCCAGAATTTAAATCGGATTTTCTATTGACATATCTAGATATCAAGGGCGTTTGTGCGTCAGCAGGATCAGCCTGTAGAGCGGGAGCGCTTGAGCCAAGTAGGGTTATAACAAATATATATGATGAGGACAGAGCCCTTCATTCGGTTAGATTTTCCTTTGGCTTTAAGAATGAACTTTCTGATATAGATTATCTAATGGAAGTTTTAAGAGAGGTGATTAAGTGA
- the mnmA gene encoding tRNA 2-thiouridine(34) synthase MnmA has product MKEKKDTKVVVGVSGGVDSSVAALLLKEEGYDVVGIFMKNWDDTDENGVCTAEVDYEDAVAVCNQIGIPYYSINFEKEYYDRVFTYFLDEYKKGRTPNPDIMCNKEIKFKAFLDFAKSLGADYVATGHYARVDRSGDETVMLRGLDSNKDQTYFLSQLSQEQIKDVLFPVGELQKSEVREIAHKYKLATADKKDSTGICFIGERDFNEFLSNYLPAQAGDIVDTDGNVLGKHDGLMFHTIGQRRGLGIGGEGEAWFVCGKDLKKNELIVCQGKNNPLLFSNKLYASEFSTFTEKKIPKEFDCTAKFRYRQADIKAHVKVLEDGKVEVTYDRTKAVTPGQAAVFYQGEVCIGSAIIDEVYNDGKKIIGIGLII; this is encoded by the coding sequence GTGAAAGAGAAAAAAGATACAAAAGTAGTAGTAGGAGTAAGCGGGGGAGTGGATTCTTCTGTAGCAGCCTTATTATTAAAGGAAGAAGGCTACGATGTAGTAGGTATTTTCATGAAAAACTGGGATGATACAGACGAAAATGGAGTCTGTACAGCTGAAGTCGACTACGAAGATGCAGTAGCAGTATGTAATCAAATAGGCATTCCTTATTATTCAATAAACTTTGAGAAAGAGTATTACGACAGGGTCTTTACCTATTTTCTTGATGAATACAAGAAGGGTAGGACTCCAAACCCAGATATAATGTGCAACAAGGAGATTAAGTTTAAGGCCTTTTTAGACTTTGCTAAGTCCTTGGGAGCAGATTATGTGGCAACTGGTCATTATGCGAGAGTGGATAGGTCAGGAGATGAAACAGTCATGCTTAGAGGCCTAGATTCCAATAAGGATCAGACATACTTCCTAAGTCAGCTTTCCCAAGAGCAAATCAAAGACGTCCTATTCCCAGTTGGAGAGCTTCAAAAAAGTGAGGTAAGGGAAATTGCCCACAAATACAAGCTTGCTACAGCCGATAAGAAAGATTCTACAGGAATTTGCTTTATAGGAGAAAGAGACTTCAATGAATTCCTATCAAACTACCTACCAGCTCAAGCAGGAGATATAGTAGATACTGATGGAAATGTCCTTGGTAAGCATGATGGATTGATGTTTCACACCATAGGGCAAAGAAGAGGTCTTGGAATAGGGGGAGAAGGAGAGGCTTGGTTTGTTTGCGGTAAGGACTTAAAGAAAAATGAACTCATAGTCTGCCAAGGAAAAAACAATCCCCTTCTTTTCTCAAATAAGCTATATGCTAGCGAGTTTTCGACCTTCACCGAGAAAAAAATTCCAAAAGAGTTCGACTGCACAGCCAAGTTTAGATATAGACAAGCCGACATCAAGGCCCATGTAAAAGTCCTGGAAGATGGTAAGGTAGAAGTGACTTACGATAGAACTAAGGCAGTAACACCAGGCCAGGCAGCTGTCTTCTACCAAGGAGAAGTTTGTATTGGATCTGCCATAATAGATGAGGTCTATAATGATGGAAAAAAAATTATTGGTATAGGTCTAATAATTTGA
- a CDS encoding serine hydrolase has protein sequence MKKYLLAFALSILATGIARSYASDVVYYDDYDLDIIFEEYDKENVEDLNEDTEEADSLEEEEKNDKLNEEISNIISEEMDKVDGSYQVAVKTLEGDSDVDLDFRNTSESLPSASTIKVFIAISAYENIERGSINETDSLSNDIHLMLNRSDNYATNRVIDVLGGFSTVNKTIAKLTGLNRTSLNRKLAHSGKENMVDVSDLIIAMEELNDPKLISAINAEKIKQAMTNTNTKSSKLLANLPSYASGINKSGENPDRGQELDVAIIDVGSTRFALAVAMKTNKYYDNANELKVLRNMGERVTEAFYRFEK, from the coding sequence TTGAAGAAATACTTACTAGCTTTTGCTTTGTCGATATTAGCTACAGGAATAGCTAGGTCCTATGCTTCTGATGTTGTTTATTATGATGATTACGACCTAGACATTATATTTGAGGAATACGATAAAGAAAATGTGGAAGATCTTAATGAAGATACAGAGGAAGCTGATAGTCTAGAGGAAGAAGAAAAAAATGATAAGCTAAATGAAGAAATATCAAATATTATTAGCGAAGAAATGGATAAGGTAGACGGGTCTTATCAAGTCGCTGTTAAAACCCTTGAAGGAGATAGCGATGTTGACCTTGATTTTAGAAATACTAGTGAGTCTCTGCCTTCAGCATCAACTATCAAGGTTTTTATCGCTATCAGTGCCTATGAAAATATTGAAAGGGGATCTATAAATGAGACAGATTCCCTAAGTAATGATATACATTTAATGCTTAATAGATCTGATAATTACGCTACAAATAGGGTTATTGATGTCCTTGGAGGTTTTTCTACAGTAAATAAGACGATAGCAAAACTTACTGGATTAAATAGGACTTCTTTAAATAGGAAATTAGCACATTCCGGCAAGGAGAATATGGTAGATGTTTCTGATCTAATAATAGCTATGGAGGAGTTAAATGATCCTAAGCTTATAAGTGCAATTAACGCAGAAAAAATAAAACAAGCAATGACTAATACAAATACTAAGTCAAGTAAATTGCTTGCAAACTTACCTTCTTATGCTAGCGGAATTAATAAGTCTGGAGAAAATCCAGATAGGGGACAAGAATTAGATGTGGCTATTATAGATGTAGGATCTACTAGATTTGCCTTGGCTGTTGCTATGAAAACAAACAAATACTATGACAATGCAAATGAATTAAAAGTACTTAGAAATATGGGTGAGAGAGTTACAGAAGCCTTTTATAGGTTCGAGAAATAG
- a CDS encoding helix-turn-helix domain-containing protein: MILKDDYKFIGPDLRKIREAKGISRKEISEKVYVSEETIRRIEKGENDPRLSTLIPICNCLGIEIEDIINSSGFEYNNLLSFRREINYHLNNSSIEKARLLISNLNDIKIKSNLDFEREFHATKHYFNGILDLKSTRTVGSSLVEFEQALISLENRFTINRFKNYKYDNFSLRILLALSLAEQKFGNYQLYEDINLEISKYLKSSLEEYFLFSYNVGVYYYRAGKIIESLDLCNTAVSKAKKLKEVPYLNMVYYLKGVNHLSLNQLEEAKLSFNYCLALTNIFSEKVLAERIEKQIDNLLLNYR, translated from the coding sequence ATGATTTTAAAGGATGATTATAAATTTATTGGTCCCGATTTGAGGAAAATTAGGGAAGCAAAGGGTATCAGTAGAAAGGAAATATCAGAAAAGGTCTATGTATCCGAGGAGACTATCCGTCGAATAGAAAAAGGAGAAAACGACCCTAGGCTTTCTACACTTATACCTATATGTAATTGTTTGGGAATTGAGATTGAAGATATCATAAATTCTAGTGGCTTCGAATATAACAATCTCTTATCTTTTAGAAGGGAAATCAATTATCACTTAAATAATTCATCAATTGAAAAAGCGAGACTTTTGATTTCTAATCTCAATGATATAAAAATAAAGTCAAATTTGGACTTTGAAAGAGAGTTTCATGCGACAAAACACTATTTTAATGGAATTTTAGATCTTAAGTCAACAAGGACAGTAGGATCTAGTTTAGTAGAATTCGAACAAGCACTTATTTCATTAGAAAATCGTTTTACCATTAATAGATTTAAAAACTATAAGTATGATAATTTCTCTCTAAGGATTCTTTTAGCCTTGTCCTTAGCAGAACAAAAGTTTGGCAATTATCAACTTTATGAAGATATAAACTTAGAAATAAGTAAGTATCTTAAATCTTCCCTAGAAGAGTACTTCCTCTTTTCTTATAATGTAGGCGTATATTACTATAGGGCGGGTAAAATCATAGAGTCTTTGGACTTGTGTAATACAGCTGTAAGTAAGGCCAAAAAGCTAAAGGAAGTTCCGTATCTAAATATGGTTTATTATTTGAAAGGAGTAAACCATCTAAGTCTTAACCAATTGGAAGAAGCAAAGCTTAGCTTTAACTACTGCTTAGCTTTGACTAACATATTTTCAGAAAAAGTATTAGCAGAAAGAATTGAAAAGCAAATAGATAACTTACTTTTAAATTATAGATAA
- a CDS encoding CAMP factor family pore-forming toxin (The term CAMP (Christie, Atkins, Munch-Petersen) factor is used for toxins encoded in group A and B Streptococcus, but expressed well enough to give a positive CAMP test only in GBS. Related toxins are found in Propionibacterium acnes and other bacterial species.), which produces MKKSQLLAATLSVALLSNTVVPCLGSIAKDDLKLSSVAYAAEEGNEKNQAIDKLDYLGDLIKGLENIAGGLAGNQLDWLKSLKNAYDFVSKIVKNGFIGAGQLREKVIPRINLLINVAETITADATELVDSEQQAHVIIGFSVTRALLKATDIFENADGLNKASEDLLNSLEKARQVPKLTEDSKRTHYTLEKLDRAIANAREVRNRELRYKLDSVALADVDSAIKSAVNVRRNNQATVGQVQEATDELNAKISEALASIPDEDKTASAKDKAALGKDIEDAKKVRDFELKGKVDSSVIRELNRAIADANRIFRNARTTVKEANAADEELLNAIEKAKTNLLVEEPVEEEIPSEEETEENIPEEKVDEELPEEDSDEHSDEEASEKDTPAEEKVEDEDKAEEDDKEEKTEEGEIDEEGLEEILEEIAE; this is translated from the coding sequence ATGAAGAAAAGTCAACTATTAGCAGCAACATTGTCAGTAGCATTATTATCAAACACAGTTGTGCCTTGCCTAGGATCAATTGCAAAGGATGATTTAAAGCTTTCAAGCGTAGCGTATGCAGCAGAAGAAGGAAATGAAAAAAATCAAGCAATTGATAAATTAGATTACCTAGGTGATTTGATTAAAGGTCTTGAAAATATAGCAGGTGGCCTTGCAGGTAACCAACTAGACTGGCTAAAATCTTTGAAGAATGCTTATGATTTTGTAAGCAAGATTGTTAAAAATGGTTTTATCGGAGCGGGACAATTAAGAGAAAAAGTTATCCCAAGAATTAACCTCCTAATAAACGTAGCTGAAACAATCACTGCAGATGCAACTGAGTTAGTAGATAGCGAGCAACAAGCTCACGTAATAATAGGATTTTCTGTAACAAGGGCTCTTCTAAAAGCAACTGATATATTCGAAAACGCTGACGGCTTGAATAAGGCAAGCGAAGATTTACTCAATTCTTTAGAGAAGGCAAGACAAGTACCAAAACTAACAGAAGATTCAAAAAGAACCCATTACACACTAGAAAAACTAGACAGAGCTATTGCAAATGCGAGAGAAGTTAGAAATAGAGAATTGAGATACAAACTAGATTCTGTAGCCCTCGCTGATGTAGATTCCGCAATCAAAAGTGCTGTAAATGTTAGAAGAAATAATCAAGCTACTGTAGGTCAAGTACAAGAAGCAACGGATGAATTAAATGCAAAAATATCAGAAGCATTAGCTTCAATTCCAGACGAGGATAAAACTGCAAGTGCTAAAGATAAGGCAGCTCTTGGTAAAGATATAGAAGATGCTAAGAAGGTCCGTGATTTTGAACTAAAGGGTAAGGTAGATTCTTCTGTAATTAGAGAATTAAATAGAGCAATTGCTGATGCCAATAGAATCTTTAGAAATGCTAGAACAACTGTAAAAGAAGCAAATGCAGCTGATGAAGAATTACTTAATGCAATCGAAAAAGCTAAGACAAATTTACTAGTGGAAGAGCCAGTAGAAGAAGAAATTCCTAGTGAAGAAGAGACTGAAGAGAATATTCCTGAAGAAAAAGTGGACGAAGAGCTTCCAGAAGAAGATTCTGACGAACATTCAGATGAAGAAGCAAGCGAAAAAGATACTCCTGCTGAAGAAAAAGTAGAAGATGAAGATAAGGCAGAAGAAGATGATAAAGAAGAAAAGACAGAAGAAGGCGAAATAGACGAAGAAGGCCTTGAAGAAATCTTAGAAGAAATAGCTGAATAA
- a CDS encoding gluconate:proton symporter, translated as MDLFIGIILIITYIGLAIYAAKGGNLMTGFFVMAVAWLGLSILGGKISWSDGMKDILQGGPESWGATAVNVIFGSWFGKILVDTGIASKLIKSVTELGGDDPLIVTILLSLVTGVIFTATFGAGAVVAIGVIVLPILLSLGVPKRLAVTSYLMSVASGMYLNPVLFSQMQAIFEDMTFSQEYIRWAFAAMAVHLLIVAIMLFTHMKIFSKKRRRKKAWDIDLNEESEMDKVPTIALITPIIPTFLSIVFSWASIPAFIVGSVFALIVCGKIGKNWSEASRVISSTFYDGVIDVAGLLGFLFILPMFNKISGVAAPFFDPILGDILPKTTLGLTIAFMIMAPLGLFRGPLTIFGAGAATVGVLNALGSYSTPFLFTLMYVPTIAMNLAACPTQSWNLWALNYSKVSVKDFMKTGLVWAWIITAINLFLVFVFFGS; from the coding sequence ATGGACTTATTTATAGGTATAATCTTAATCATAACCTATATAGGCCTTGCCATCTATGCTGCTAAGGGTGGAAACCTTATGACAGGTTTTTTTGTTATGGCTGTAGCTTGGCTTGGACTTAGTATTTTAGGCGGAAAGATCAGCTGGTCTGACGGCATGAAGGATATCTTACAAGGTGGACCAGAATCTTGGGGAGCGACTGCCGTTAATGTTATTTTTGGTTCTTGGTTTGGTAAGATCCTAGTTGATACTGGAATTGCTTCAAAACTAATCAAATCTGTTACTGAACTAGGAGGAGACGATCCACTTATAGTTACTATTCTTCTTTCCCTAGTTACTGGAGTTATTTTTACAGCAACTTTTGGCGCTGGGGCAGTTGTTGCGATAGGAGTTATAGTCCTACCAATTCTTTTATCTTTGGGAGTGCCAAAACGTTTGGCCGTAACAAGTTATCTGATGTCTGTAGCAAGTGGTATGTATCTTAACCCAGTTTTATTTTCACAGATGCAAGCGATTTTTGAGGATATGACTTTCTCTCAAGAATACATAAGATGGGCCTTTGCTGCTATGGCAGTTCACCTTCTTATCGTAGCTATTATGCTATTTACTCATATGAAGATTTTTTCTAAGAAAAGAAGAAGAAAAAAGGCTTGGGATATTGACTTAAATGAGGAAAGTGAGATGGATAAGGTGCCAACGATTGCCCTAATTACTCCAATCATTCCTACATTTTTATCTATAGTATTTTCTTGGGCAAGCATTCCTGCCTTTATAGTTGGATCTGTCTTCGCTCTAATAGTTTGCGGCAAAATAGGCAAAAACTGGTCAGAAGCTAGTAGGGTTATATCTTCTACCTTTTACGATGGTGTAATAGATGTAGCAGGTCTATTGGGATTCTTGTTTATTCTTCCTATGTTTAACAAAATTTCTGGAGTAGCGGCACCGTTTTTTGATCCAATCCTAGGAGATATTTTGCCAAAGACTACCCTGGGTTTGACAATCGCCTTTATGATTATGGCTCCACTTGGTTTGTTTAGGGGACCTCTTACAATCTTTGGGGCAGGAGCTGCTACAGTTGGAGTATTAAATGCACTTGGTTCTTATTCGACACCATTTCTATTTACACTTATGTATGTACCAACTATAGCTATGAACCTTGCGGCTTGTCCTACCCAATCATGGAACTTGTGGGCACTTAACTACTCTAAAGTAAGCGTTAAGGACTTTATGAAGACAGGTTTAGTTTGGGCATGGATTATAACAGCTATCAACTTGTTCTTAGTTTTTGTATTTTTTGGTAGTTAG